Proteins co-encoded in one Enterobacter sp. R4-368 genomic window:
- the metA gene encoding homoserine O-succinyltransferase, whose translation MPIRVQDELPAVNFLRDENVFVMTTSRATVQEIRPLKVLILNLMPKKIETENQFLRLLSNSPLQVDVRLLRIDSRESRNTPAEHLNTFYCNFDDIRDENYDGLIVTGAPLGLVEFNDVAYWPQIEQVLEWAKDHVTSTLFVCWAVQAALNILYGIPKQTRTEKLSGVYEHHILHPHALLTRGFDDVFLAPHSRYADFPAALIRDYTDLEILAQTEEGDAYLFASKDKRIAFVTGHPEYDANTLADEFFRDVDAGLSPALPHNYFPHDDPQNKPRASWRSHGNLLFINWLNYYVYQITPYDLSHMNPTLD comes from the coding sequence ATGCCGATTCGGGTGCAGGACGAGCTGCCAGCCGTCAATTTCTTGCGTGATGAGAATGTCTTTGTGATGACGACATCGCGCGCAACAGTGCAGGAAATTCGCCCGCTGAAGGTGCTGATCCTCAATCTGATGCCAAAGAAGATTGAGACGGAAAACCAGTTCCTGCGCTTGCTGTCAAACTCACCGCTACAAGTTGATGTGCGCCTGCTGCGTATAGACTCGCGTGAATCACGCAACACACCGGCCGAGCACCTCAATACCTTTTACTGTAATTTCGATGACATCCGTGATGAAAACTACGATGGCCTGATCGTCACCGGTGCGCCATTAGGCTTAGTTGAATTTAACGACGTGGCCTACTGGCCGCAAATCGAGCAAGTTCTGGAGTGGGCAAAAGATCATGTCACCTCCACCCTGTTTGTCTGTTGGGCGGTACAAGCCGCGTTAAACATCCTTTATGGCATCCCCAAACAGACCCGCACCGAAAAACTCTCCGGCGTATACGAACACCACATCCTTCATCCTCACGCATTGCTGACGCGTGGTTTTGATGATGTTTTTCTGGCGCCGCATTCGCGTTACGCCGATTTCCCGGCTGCATTGATCCGCGACTACACCGATTTAGAGATCCTCGCCCAGACGGAAGAGGGCGACGCCTACCTGTTCGCCAGCAAAGACAAACGTATCGCCTTCGTTACCGGCCATCCGGAATATGATGCCAACACACTGGCAGACGAGTTCTTCCGCGATGTGGATGCCGGGCTAAGTCCGGCGCTACCGCACAACTATTTTCCTCATGACGATCCGCAGAATAAACCACGTGCATCCTGGCGCAGCCACGGCAATTTGTTGTTTATCAATTGGCTCAACTACTACGTCTACCAGATCACGCCATACGATCTGAGCCATATGAATCCGACGCTGGATTAA
- the aceA gene encoding isocitrate lyase: MKTRTQQVEELQKEWTQPRWEGIRRPYSAEDVVKLRGSVNPECTLAQLGAAKMWRLLHGESKKGYINSLGALTGGQALQQAKAGIEAVYLSGWQVAADANLAASMYPDQSLYPANSVPSVVERINNTFRRADQIQWSSGIEPGDPRFVDYFLPIVADAEAGFGGVLNAFELMKSMIEAGAAAVHFEDQLASVKKCGHMGGKVLVPTQEAVQKLVAARLAADVMGVPTLLVARTDADAADLITSDCDPYDIAFITGERTSEGFYRTHAGIEQAISRGLAYAPYADLVWCETSTPDLNLARRFADAIHAKYPGKLLAYNCSPSFNWKKNLDDNTISRFQQELSDMGYKFQFITLAGIHSMWFNMFDLAHAYAQGEGMKHYVEKVQQPEFAAGKEGYTFVSHQQEVGTGYFDKVTTIIQGGASSVTALTGSTEEAQF, from the coding sequence ATGAAAACCCGTACCCAACAAGTCGAAGAATTACAAAAAGAGTGGACGCAGCCGCGCTGGGAAGGCATTCGCCGCCCTTATAGCGCGGAAGATGTGGTGAAGTTACGCGGCTCGGTCAATCCGGAATGCACGCTGGCGCAACTGGGCGCGGCGAAAATGTGGCGCTTGCTGCATGGCGAATCGAAAAAAGGGTACATCAACAGCCTTGGCGCGCTGACGGGCGGGCAGGCGCTGCAGCAGGCGAAAGCGGGAATCGAAGCGGTGTATCTCTCCGGATGGCAGGTGGCGGCAGATGCTAACCTCGCCGCCAGCATGTACCCGGACCAGTCGCTCTATCCGGCAAACTCCGTGCCGTCAGTGGTTGAACGCATCAATAATACGTTTCGTCGCGCCGATCAAATTCAGTGGTCTTCCGGTATTGAGCCGGGTGACCCGCGCTTTGTCGACTATTTCCTGCCGATCGTCGCAGATGCCGAAGCGGGTTTTGGTGGCGTACTGAACGCCTTTGAGCTGATGAAATCGATGATTGAAGCCGGTGCGGCGGCAGTACATTTCGAAGATCAGCTCGCGTCGGTGAAAAAATGCGGCCATATGGGTGGCAAAGTGTTAGTGCCAACGCAAGAAGCGGTGCAGAAACTGGTGGCGGCGCGTCTGGCGGCGGATGTAATGGGCGTTCCGACGCTGTTGGTGGCGCGCACCGATGCCGATGCCGCCGATCTAATTACCTCAGATTGCGACCCGTATGACATCGCGTTTATCACCGGCGAACGCACCAGCGAAGGGTTTTACCGCACCCATGCGGGCATAGAGCAGGCGATCAGCCGCGGTCTGGCTTACGCGCCGTATGCCGATCTGGTGTGGTGTGAAACCTCCACGCCAGACCTGAACCTGGCGCGCCGTTTCGCCGATGCGATCCACGCGAAATACCCTGGTAAACTGCTGGCGTACAACTGCTCGCCGTCGTTTAACTGGAAAAAGAACCTTGATGACAACACCATCTCCCGCTTCCAGCAGGAGCTGTCAGATATGGGGTACAAGTTCCAGTTCATCACCCTCGCGGGCATCCATAGCATGTGGTTCAACATGTTCGATTTAGCCCACGCGTACGCGCAGGGCGAAGGGATGAAGCACTACGTCGAAAAAGTGCAGCAGCCAGAGTTCGCCGCAGGCAAAGAGGGCTACACCTTCGTTTCTCACCAACAGGAAGTGGGGACCGGTTACTTCGACAAAGTCACCACCATTATTCAGGGCGGCGCCTCGTCGGTAACGGCGTTGACGGGTTCAACGGAAGAAGCTCAGTTCTAA
- the aceB gene encoding malate synthase A, with protein MTQQATTTDELAFTRPHGEQEKQILTPAAVEFLSELVTRFTPKRNQLLAARVHQQQQIDAGTLPDFISETASIREGDWTIRGIPDDLLDRRVEITGPVERKMVINALNANVKVFMADFEDSLAPNWDKVIDGQINLRDAVNGTISYTNEAGKIYQLKPNPAVLVCRVRGLHLPEKHVTWRDEAIPGSLFDFALYFFHNHKNLLAKGSGPYFYLPKTQSWQEAAWWSEVFSFTEDRFNLPRGTIKATLLIETLPAVFQMDEILHALRDHIVGLNCGRWDYIFSYIKTLKNYPDRVLPDRQVVTMDKPFLSAYSRLLIKTCHRRGAFAMGGMAAFIPSKDTERNNWVLNKVKADKQLEANNGHDGTWIAHPGLGDTVMEVFNAALGEHKNQLFVSREDDAPITAEDLLAPCEGERTEEGMRANIRVAVQYIEAWISGNGCVPIYGLMEDAATAEISRTSIWQWIHHEKTLSNGKPVTKALFRQMLAEEMLVIQEELGEHRFSSGRFNDAARLMEQITTSDELIDFLTLPGYRLLA; from the coding sequence ATGACACAACAGGCGACAACAACCGATGAACTGGCCTTTACGCGACCGCACGGTGAACAAGAGAAGCAGATTCTCACCCCGGCAGCCGTGGAATTCCTGAGCGAGCTGGTCACCCGCTTTACGCCAAAGCGCAATCAACTGCTGGCCGCGCGCGTGCATCAGCAGCAACAGATCGATGCCGGTACGTTGCCTGATTTTATTTCGGAAACAGCTTCCATTCGCGAAGGTGACTGGACGATCCGGGGAATTCCCGACGATCTGCTGGACCGCCGCGTTGAAATTACCGGGCCGGTTGAACGCAAAATGGTGATCAACGCGCTGAATGCCAATGTGAAGGTGTTCATGGCGGATTTTGAAGATTCGCTGGCACCAAACTGGGACAAAGTGATCGACGGGCAGATCAACCTGCGCGATGCGGTCAACGGCACCATCAGCTACACCAACGAAGCGGGCAAAATCTACCAACTGAAGCCAAACCCGGCGGTGCTGGTTTGCCGTGTGCGTGGTTTACACCTGCCGGAAAAACACGTCACCTGGCGTGACGAGGCCATTCCGGGCAGCCTGTTCGATTTCGCGCTCTACTTTTTCCACAACCACAAAAATCTGCTCGCCAAAGGTAGCGGCCCCTATTTCTACCTGCCGAAAACGCAGTCATGGCAAGAAGCTGCATGGTGGAGCGAAGTCTTCAGCTTTACCGAGGATCGTTTCAATTTGCCGCGCGGCACCATCAAAGCCACGCTGTTGATTGAAACCTTGCCCGCGGTATTCCAGATGGATGAGATCCTGCACGCGCTGCGCGACCATATTGTTGGCCTGAACTGCGGACGCTGGGATTACATCTTCAGCTACATCAAAACGCTGAAAAACTACCCGGATCGCGTGCTGCCTGACCGCCAGGTGGTGACGATGGATAAACCGTTCCTCAGTGCCTATTCACGTTTGCTGATCAAAACCTGCCATCGTCGCGGCGCTTTCGCGATGGGCGGTATGGCGGCGTTCATCCCCAGCAAAGACACCGAACGTAACAACTGGGTGCTGAACAAAGTAAAAGCCGATAAACAGCTCGAAGCGAATAACGGCCACGATGGCACCTGGATTGCGCATCCGGGTCTTGGCGACACGGTCATGGAGGTATTCAACGCGGCGCTGGGCGAACACAAAAACCAACTCTTTGTCAGCCGTGAAGACGATGCGCCGATCACCGCAGAAGATCTGCTGGCACCTTGTGAAGGCGAGCGCACCGAAGAGGGCATGCGCGCCAATATCCGCGTCGCGGTGCAGTACATCGAAGCGTGGATCTCCGGCAATGGCTGCGTGCCGATCTACGGGCTGATGGAAGATGCTGCCACGGCGGAAATCTCCCGTACCTCAATCTGGCAGTGGATCCACCACGAAAAAACGCTGAGCAACGGCAAGCCGGTCACTAAAGCGCTGTTCCGCCAGATGCTGGCCGAAGAGATGCTGGTTATTCAGGAAGAGCTGGGTGAGCACCGTTTCAGCAGCGGGCGTTTTAACGATGCCGCGCGCCTGATGGAGCAGATCACCACCTCTGATGAGCTGATCGACTTCCTAACGTTGCCTGGCTACCGCCTGCTGGCGTAA